CGACGCCGGTTCGACCTACGGCGCCGCGGCTCCAGCCTATTCCAGCAGCTCGGCTGAACCGCGTTCACTCGCTCCTCAAACGATCGCCATGTCGGACGTTGCGGGCCTGGGTGTGCCGGGCGAACGAGAACTCGAAGGGACGCAAGCTCCCGCCATTTCGGTCGAAAAACTGGCACCCGCCGAGATTCAGGTGGGTCGACCTGCAGTGTTTGAAATTCGTGTACGCAACGCAGGTCAGTCGATCGCTCGGCAAGTGCTGCTGAGCGATTTTGTACCGCAAGGAACAAAACTGATTGCCAGCGAACCGCAGTTCACGCGCGGTCCCGAAGGCTCGCTGCTGTGGCAACTAGGAGACATGCAGCCCGGCGATGAAAAGCTTGTGAAGCTCGAACTGATGCCCCTTTCCGAAGGTGAAATCGGTAGCGTAGCGCAAGTGACATTTGCTGCGATGGCAACCTCGCGATCGCTCTGCACCAAGCCAGCGCTTGTGATCGAGCATACCGCCCCGGCTCAAATTTTAATTGGCGAATCGATGACGATGGCGATCACGGTCACCAATCCAGGGACCGGCGCTGCCACCGGCGTCGTCGTGGAAGAAGATGTCCCCGCTGGTCTTTCGCATCTGGCTGGTAGTGAACTCGAGTACGAAATCGGTACGCTGCGTCCCGGCGAATCCAAGCGACTCGAGCTGAGCATCAAAGCCGAAAAAGCGGGCATCATTGAAAACACGATTGTGGTTCGTGGTGAAGGGAATCTCGCCGCCGAACATAAAGTAAACATTGAAGTCTTGGCCCCGCAGCTGAGTGTGAATGTCGATGGTCCGAAGCGTCGCTTTCTCGAGCGGCAAGCGAAGTACAACATCTCGGTGGGAAATCCTGGTACTGCAGCGGCGCGCGACGTCGAGCTGGTGGCCTATTTGCCCAAGGGGATGAAGTTCGTCGAAACCGATTCGCGCGGGCAGTACGACGCGCAGCAGCATGCGGTGTTCTGGAGCCTCGCTGAACTTCCAGCCTCGAAAGCAGGAACGGTGCAGCTCACCACCATGCCGATCGAAACGGGCGAACTAAAACTGCGTGTCGAAGGTCGTGGCGCTGTGAATCTGCAAGCTTCGAGCGAACAACTGGTGCAGGTCGAAGCTGCCGCCGAACTGCTCCACACGATTGCCGATCTCTCCGATCCGATCGAAGTGGGAAGCGAGACGGGCTACGAAGTACGCGTTACCAATGTCGGCACTAAAGCAGCCACCAACGTGCGTATTCTGGCAACACTTCCTCCCGACATGCGAGCCACCGGCGGCGACGGCCCTACGCGGGCCACAAGCGATGGCCAGCGCGTGCAGTTTGAACCGCTCGCGCGGCTGAATCCGCAAGAGGAAGTGGTCTTTCGCGTGACAGCTCAAGGGCTAAAGGCGGGGGATCAACTAATTCGCGTGCAGGTCTCGAGCGACGAATGGCAAACGCCCGTCACGCGCGAAGAAAGCACCCGTGTGTACGACGATCGCTAGTGCTGAAGCGGCGATAGCATTTGCGCGGCGCGCTGCTCCGTGAGAATGACTTGTTACAAAACTTTCGTAGCATCGACTCCGTCTAGCTGCATAATCACGCACTAGGAGGACTCGAAGATGCCTACGAAGCTTTCTCAGAAGGTAGTGGCCACTGCACTGCTGCCCGGAGTGTTGCTCTGGAGTCTAGCGCTCTGGGGATCGGTGCTGCTCGGCACTAGCACAGCGCAAGAGCCTGCCGAGAAACGCCTCGCCCGCGAAGCTAACAGCAACTCGCTGATTCGCGAGCATCGTAAGGCAATTGTGCTCAGTAACAGCTCGTCGTGGTCGGGCTGGCCTGCCGACCGTGCCTTCGACGAGAACCCCAAGACGAGCTGGTTCACAGCTCGCGGCGATGCGGCTGCTCTGGGAACCAAGCCGTGGATCGCGGCTGAATTTCCCGCCGACGTGACGGTGAAACGAATCACGCTGCTGTCGAATCGCGAACCACCATGGGAAACCGGCTACACGATCCTGGTCGGAAGGCTCGAACTGCTCGATGGGGATGGGGTGGTTCTCTTTTCGCGCGATGATGAGCTGGGGGGAGAGCGGGCCGATATGGATGTGCGGCTGAAAGCGCCACT
This window of the Pirellula staleyi DSM 6068 genome carries:
- a CDS encoding DUF11 domain-containing protein, translated to MSRFWEAIKRAKQRVNTRLAILIVVIAGASYGGYLGIVRLTQSKPVSPTKKVVTGGGQVAPPAVELEIPGAPPAAANTQQASYNEASLYPSSSPSPYTVSDAPPAAPPSSGGYGYDDATSPATEVPAAPATYGVADDSPAVAAPSNPYRESLASNETAVVTEEPPVAQPPTALPAEDPYAQGSSNAYGTSPAPATASPYGAEPAPLAESSPPQFAPETAAGSPAVTEPEPSAYGPPSAYGSSRRADLPADSGAPVDAGSTYGAAAPAYSSSSAEPRSLAPQTIAMSDVAGLGVPGERELEGTQAPAISVEKLAPAEIQVGRPAVFEIRVRNAGQSIARQVLLSDFVPQGTKLIASEPQFTRGPEGSLLWQLGDMQPGDEKLVKLELMPLSEGEIGSVAQVTFAAMATSRSLCTKPALVIEHTAPAQILIGESMTMAITVTNPGTGAATGVVVEEDVPAGLSHLAGSELEYEIGTLRPGESKRLELSIKAEKAGIIENTIVVRGEGNLAAEHKVNIEVLAPQLSVNVDGPKRRFLERQAKYNISVGNPGTAAARDVELVAYLPKGMKFVETDSRGQYDAQQHAVFWSLAELPASKAGTVQLTTMPIETGELKLRVEGRGAVNLQASSEQLVQVEAAAELLHTIADLSDPIEVGSETGYEVRVTNVGTKAATNVRILATLPPDMRATGGDGPTRATSDGQRVQFEPLARLNPQEEVVFRVTAQGLKAGDQLIRVQVSSDEWQTPVTREESTRVYDDR